The following proteins are co-located in the Polymorphospora rubra genome:
- a CDS encoding putative bifunctional diguanylate cyclase/phosphodiesterase yields the protein MSVEPLLRAPTRPVPIRLVTLLAPAAVAPLAIVAGLSGAVPVLVALAAAVVPVAAVCTTRLIRLGLSFRAIEKRIGACRGAGLLGLGVLAAGLTAVALPLVPTGRLPSVALTGLTATAVLSVLGLLLLPGAAVTTTVRLRRGFDGLSMGASFAFAGWLLHPAGATPGTALAAGLIAAGGLSIIVITALRAARFRRAALLSGAGASASVVGLTALTWLLAYDAPPETLLTAGAVLAGAPLLTWIGASRTEVGGRPRVAVEAEAHLSAYPLLTVPAVIATLAAAYHLIAVGSFDRTSIVLGLAVIPTLVVREVLAAVDVRRYARRLAEQEAHFRSLVSGANDLTLVVGEDLLIRWQSPAAARLFGLSDADVLGRAFPELMHPEDAADVTAVLTGVLARRTAEGGRPPLVTARLVDGHGVLRETESTISDQRGVPEVGALVVHVRDVGERRHLERTLHEMAFTDQLTGLANRRELMRTIVTQRSVAGHTGALLVIDLHGMAGINDVRGREVGDAVLIEVGRRLRATIDRDDVAARLAGDEFAIVTVEGPMLAYTLGTRLLAALTEPYQLPGAVVHLHLSIGLAELSGGDGVDDVLRRADLARRRARQLGRNRIEWYDAYLEEQLVRRMDLERELPGAAARGELDLVYQPILGMHDGQPVGVEALLRWRSPVLGTVLPAELLPVAEDLAIAVEIGRWVLDRACRQLAVWSPAGRPLWMSVNVAPHEMAAPDFVPTVAAVLAAHQLAPEQLVVEVAEARVASDVPTVVTQFAGLRALGVRTALDDFGAGQASLAQLRRLPVDILKVDRALVADSGRGAQSKPLIDVVVSLGRRLGLEIVAEGLETDGQVDRARAAGCRYGQGFALSRPAPAERMEAFLESFQSPSL from the coding sequence GTGTCAGTGGAACCCCTCCTGCGTGCCCCCACCCGGCCCGTTCCGATCCGCCTGGTGACCCTGCTCGCTCCCGCCGCCGTGGCCCCGCTCGCGATCGTGGCCGGCCTCTCCGGCGCCGTACCCGTGCTGGTGGCCCTGGCCGCCGCCGTCGTACCGGTCGCCGCGGTGTGCACCACCCGCCTGATCCGGCTCGGGCTGTCCTTCCGGGCCATCGAGAAGCGGATCGGCGCCTGTCGGGGTGCCGGCCTGCTCGGCCTCGGCGTGCTCGCGGCGGGCCTGACCGCCGTCGCCCTGCCACTGGTGCCGACCGGGCGGCTTCCCTCGGTGGCGTTGACCGGCCTCACCGCCACCGCCGTGCTCAGTGTGCTCGGACTGCTGCTCCTGCCCGGGGCGGCCGTCACCACGACCGTACGACTCCGCCGTGGCTTCGACGGGCTCAGCATGGGAGCGAGCTTCGCCTTCGCCGGCTGGCTGCTGCATCCGGCCGGCGCGACCCCCGGCACGGCGCTGGCGGCCGGCCTGATCGCGGCCGGTGGCCTGTCGATCATCGTGATCACCGCGCTGCGGGCGGCCCGCTTCCGGCGGGCCGCCCTGCTCTCCGGCGCCGGCGCCAGCGCCAGCGTGGTCGGCCTGACCGCGCTCACCTGGCTGCTCGCCTACGACGCGCCGCCGGAAACCCTGCTGACGGCCGGTGCCGTCCTGGCCGGTGCCCCGCTGCTCACCTGGATCGGGGCGTCCCGCACCGAGGTCGGCGGCCGGCCCCGGGTGGCCGTCGAGGCCGAGGCACACCTGTCGGCGTACCCGTTGCTCACCGTGCCGGCCGTGATCGCCACCCTCGCCGCCGCCTACCACCTGATCGCGGTCGGGTCGTTCGACCGGACCTCGATCGTGCTCGGTCTCGCGGTGATCCCGACCCTGGTCGTCCGCGAGGTGCTCGCGGCCGTCGACGTCCGCCGGTACGCCCGTCGCCTGGCCGAGCAGGAGGCGCACTTCCGGTCGCTGGTTTCCGGCGCCAACGACCTGACCCTGGTGGTCGGCGAGGACCTGCTGATCCGTTGGCAGTCGCCGGCCGCCGCCCGGCTCTTCGGGCTGTCCGACGCCGACGTGCTCGGCCGGGCGTTCCCCGAGCTGATGCATCCCGAGGACGCCGCCGACGTGACCGCGGTGCTGACCGGGGTCCTGGCCCGGCGGACGGCCGAGGGTGGCCGTCCGCCGCTGGTCACCGCCCGGCTGGTCGACGGGCACGGCGTCCTGCGCGAGACCGAGTCGACCATCAGCGACCAGCGCGGCGTGCCCGAGGTGGGGGCACTGGTGGTGCACGTACGCGACGTCGGCGAACGCCGGCACCTCGAACGCACGCTGCACGAGATGGCGTTCACCGACCAGCTCACCGGGCTGGCCAACCGGCGTGAGCTGATGCGCACGATCGTCACCCAGCGGTCGGTGGCCGGCCACACCGGCGCGCTGCTCGTCATCGACCTGCACGGCATGGCGGGCATCAACGACGTACGCGGCCGCGAGGTCGGCGACGCGGTGCTGATCGAGGTGGGCCGGCGGCTTCGGGCGACCATCGACCGGGACGACGTCGCCGCCCGGCTCGCCGGCGACGAGTTCGCGATCGTCACGGTCGAGGGGCCGATGCTGGCGTACACCCTGGGCACCCGGTTGCTCGCCGCCCTCACCGAGCCGTACCAGCTGCCCGGCGCCGTCGTACACCTGCACCTGAGCATCGGCCTGGCGGAGCTGTCCGGCGGGGACGGCGTCGACGACGTACTGCGCCGGGCCGACCTCGCCCGCCGCCGGGCCCGGCAGCTCGGCCGCAACCGGATCGAGTGGTACGACGCATACCTGGAAGAGCAGCTGGTCCGCCGGATGGACCTCGAGCGCGAGCTGCCCGGCGCCGCCGCGCGGGGCGAACTCGACCTGGTCTACCAGCCGATCCTCGGGATGCACGACGGCCAGCCGGTCGGGGTGGAGGCGCTGCTGCGCTGGCGGAGTCCGGTGCTGGGCACCGTGCTTCCCGCCGAGCTGCTGCCGGTCGCCGAGGATCTGGCCATCGCCGTCGAGATCGGACGGTGGGTGCTGGACCGGGCATGCCGCCAGCTCGCCGTCTGGTCACCCGCCGGACGTCCGTTGTGGATGTCGGTGAACGTCGCCCCGCACGAGATGGCCGCCCCCGACTTCGTGCCGACCGTCGCGGCCGTCCTCGCCGCCCATCAGCTCGCCCCGGAGCAGCTCGTCGTCGAGGTCGCCGAGGCCCGGGTCGCCAGCGACGTGCCGACCGTGGTCACCCAGTTCGCCGGGCTGCGGGCGCTGGGCGTACGCACCGCACTCGACGACTTCGGCGCCGGCCAGGCGTCGCTGGCCCAGTTGCGCCGGCTGCCGGTCGACATCCTCAAGGTCGATCGGGCCCTGGTGGCCGACTCCGGCCGCGGCGCGCAGAGCAAGCCCCTGATCGACGTGGTGGTCAGCCTGGGCCGCCGCCTCGGCCTGGAGATCGTCGCGGAGGGGCTGGAGACCGACGGGCAGGTCGACCGGGCGCGGGCCGCCGGATGCCGGTACGGGCAGGGTTTCGCCCTCTCCCGACCGGCGCCGGCGGAGCGGATGGAGGCGTTCCTGGAGTCCTTCCAGTCGCCCTCGCTGTAG
- a CDS encoding LacI family DNA-binding transcriptional regulator: MKRPTIADIARRAGVSKGAVSYALNGQPGVSAATRQRIIAIAEEIGFNPNSAARALSGATSNAVGLTLCRPARTLGIEPFFMELISGVEAELSARSYALTLQVVADPDAEIAVFRRWWGERRVDGVLVCDLRVDDRRVPVLEQLQLPAMVIGGPGHTGALANLWVDDAAALVEAVEYLVALGHRRIARVGGLPGLLHTEIRTRAFTDLRDRLGLSQAVTVPSDYTGEEGGRATRRLLSSPDRPTAILYDNDVMAVAGLAVAQEMGLAVPADLSIVAWDDSALCRLVHPALTALGRDIPAYGTHAARRLLAVIAGGPADGFQDQNAHLTPRGSTGPAPRDS, translated from the coding sequence GTGAAACGGCCGACCATCGCCGACATCGCCCGGCGGGCCGGGGTCTCCAAGGGCGCCGTCTCCTACGCGCTCAACGGCCAGCCCGGCGTCTCCGCCGCGACCCGGCAGCGGATCATCGCCATCGCCGAGGAGATCGGGTTCAACCCCAACAGCGCCGCCCGCGCCCTGTCCGGGGCCACCTCCAACGCCGTCGGGCTCACCCTCTGCCGGCCGGCCCGCACCCTCGGCATCGAACCGTTCTTCATGGAACTGATCAGCGGCGTCGAGGCGGAACTGTCCGCCCGGTCGTACGCGCTGACGCTCCAGGTCGTCGCCGACCCCGACGCCGAGATCGCGGTCTTCCGGCGCTGGTGGGGCGAACGGCGCGTCGACGGCGTACTCGTCTGCGACCTGCGCGTCGACGACCGGCGGGTGCCCGTCCTGGAACAGCTGCAACTGCCGGCCATGGTGATCGGCGGCCCCGGCCACACCGGCGCGCTGGCCAACCTGTGGGTCGACGACGCGGCGGCCCTGGTGGAGGCCGTCGAATACCTCGTCGCGCTGGGCCACCGCCGGATCGCGCGGGTCGGCGGACTGCCCGGCCTGTTGCACACCGAGATCCGTACCCGGGCCTTCACCGACCTGCGCGACCGGCTCGGCCTGTCCCAGGCGGTCACGGTGCCGTCCGACTACACCGGCGAGGAGGGCGGCCGGGCCACCCGCCGGCTGCTCAGCTCGCCCGACCGGCCGACCGCGATCCTCTACGACAACGACGTCATGGCCGTCGCGGGCCTCGCCGTCGCCCAGGAGATGGGGCTGGCCGTACCCGCCGACCTGTCGATCGTGGCCTGGGACGACTCGGCACTCTGCCGACTCGTCCACCCCGCGCTGACCGCGCTCGGCCGCGACATCCCGGCGTACGGCACACACGCCGCCCGGCGCCTGCTCGCGGTGATCGCCGGTGGCCCGGCCGACGGATTCCAGGACCAGAACGCCCACCTGACGCCCCGCGGCAGCACCGGGCCCGCACCCCGCGACAGCTGA
- a CDS encoding extracellular solute-binding protein: protein MKRSQFVRMAAAGLAGLLLVTGCSGNSGGGDGAVTLKINFWGDFGLDELKGRYEAANPHVRISLNTGEYNAQHEDLQKKLIAGSGAPDIAAIDEGFIIQFRGQADQFVNLLDKGAGQYQQRYLPWKWQQSLSADGASQIGLGTDIGGLAMCYRSDLFAEAGLPTERDRVSALWPTWDAFIATGQTYTGKTGRKFIDAGTNIFNPVLGQQPVGFYDQGETLRMEGGPKVAFDVAAKAIGAGLSADLAAFSPEWNAGFVKGDFAVLACPAWMQGHIQNTAPDTSGKWDIAAIPGGGGNWGGSFLTIPKQGRNIDEAYKFLEWLVQPEQQIEIFKKVGNLPSQPALYDDPAIRDFTNPFFGNAPVGQIFSGTAENLTPQYLGRRNGPTRVAVENVLNRLASGDLKGKAADAWTEAVKEAQKAAQA from the coding sequence ATGAAACGGTCCCAGTTCGTCCGGATGGCCGCCGCCGGGTTGGCCGGCCTGCTCCTGGTCACCGGGTGCAGCGGCAACAGCGGCGGCGGCGACGGCGCCGTCACCCTGAAAATCAACTTCTGGGGCGACTTCGGCCTCGACGAACTCAAGGGCCGCTACGAGGCGGCGAATCCACACGTCCGGATCAGCCTCAACACCGGCGAATACAACGCCCAGCACGAGGACCTGCAGAAGAAGCTGATCGCCGGCTCGGGCGCCCCGGACATCGCGGCCATCGACGAGGGCTTCATCATCCAGTTCCGCGGCCAGGCCGACCAGTTCGTCAACCTGCTCGACAAGGGCGCCGGCCAGTACCAGCAGCGTTACCTGCCGTGGAAGTGGCAGCAGTCGCTGTCCGCCGACGGCGCCAGCCAGATCGGCCTCGGCACCGACATCGGCGGCCTGGCGATGTGCTACCGCAGCGACCTGTTCGCCGAGGCGGGGCTGCCGACCGAGCGGGACCGGGTCTCGGCGCTCTGGCCGACCTGGGACGCGTTCATCGCCACCGGCCAGACCTACACCGGCAAGACCGGCCGCAAGTTCATCGACGCCGGCACGAACATCTTCAACCCGGTGCTCGGTCAGCAGCCGGTCGGCTTCTACGACCAGGGCGAGACGCTGCGGATGGAGGGCGGCCCGAAGGTCGCCTTCGACGTGGCCGCCAAGGCGATCGGTGCCGGCCTGTCGGCCGACCTCGCGGCCTTCTCCCCGGAGTGGAACGCCGGCTTCGTCAAGGGCGACTTCGCGGTGCTGGCCTGCCCCGCCTGGATGCAGGGGCACATCCAGAACACCGCACCGGACACCAGCGGCAAGTGGGACATCGCCGCGATCCCCGGTGGCGGCGGCAACTGGGGCGGCTCCTTCCTGACCATCCCCAAGCAGGGCAGGAACATCGACGAGGCGTACAAGTTCCTGGAGTGGCTGGTCCAGCCCGAGCAGCAGATCGAGATCTTCAAGAAGGTCGGCAACCTGCCGTCCCAGCCGGCCCTCTACGACGACCCGGCGATCCGCGACTTCACCAACCCCTTCTTCGGTAACGCCCCGGTCGGCCAGATCTTCAGCGGCACCGCCGAGAACCTCACCCCGCAGTACCTCGGCCGGCGCAACGGGCCGACCCGGGTCGCGGTGGAGAACGTGCTCAACCGGCTCGCCAGCGGTGACCTGAAGGGCAAGGCGGCCGACGCGTGGACCGAGGCGGTCAAGGAGGCCCAGAAGGCGGCCCAGGCGTGA
- a CDS encoding carbohydrate ABC transporter permease has translation MTTQPHGWRNRLLRFDLRYTPYLLIAPFFLLFAVFGIFPIVFNGVVALRHWRLDDPTLTGWAGWANFERLLADDAFWNALLNTFGIFLLSTVPQLTLALIVAGLLNRKLRAQTWFRVGVLLPYVTPLTASTLIFAVVFARDTGVANWVLSLLGTAEPIDWRAAKWSSWIAIATMVNWKWIGYNALLYLAAMQSIPRDVYEAAAVDGAGPWRQLWRITVPMIRPVVIFTVILSTIGGLQLFTEPMLFQQNAAAATGGANREWQTIALLIYQVGWKDLNLGYAAAMSWALFLIIVVVAVLNAVVTNRLGGGRR, from the coding sequence GTGACGACCCAGCCACACGGCTGGCGCAACCGCCTGCTCCGCTTCGACCTGCGCTACACGCCGTACCTGCTGATAGCGCCGTTCTTCCTGCTCTTCGCGGTCTTCGGGATCTTCCCGATCGTCTTCAACGGGGTCGTCGCGCTGCGCCACTGGCGGCTCGACGACCCCACCCTGACCGGCTGGGCGGGCTGGGCCAACTTCGAGCGGCTGCTCGCCGACGACGCCTTCTGGAACGCGTTGCTCAACACGTTCGGCATCTTCCTGCTCTCGACGGTGCCGCAACTGACCCTGGCCCTGATCGTGGCCGGGCTGCTCAACCGCAAGCTGCGGGCGCAGACCTGGTTCCGGGTGGGGGTGCTGCTGCCGTACGTCACGCCGTTGACCGCCTCGACACTGATCTTCGCGGTCGTCTTCGCCCGGGACACCGGAGTCGCCAACTGGGTGCTGTCGCTGCTCGGCACGGCCGAGCCGATCGACTGGCGGGCCGCGAAGTGGTCGTCGTGGATCGCCATCGCCACGATGGTCAACTGGAAGTGGATCGGCTACAACGCCCTGCTCTACCTGGCCGCGATGCAGTCCATCCCGCGCGACGTCTACGAGGCGGCGGCGGTGGACGGGGCGGGGCCGTGGCGCCAGCTGTGGCGGATCACCGTACCCATGATCCGGCCGGTGGTGATCTTCACGGTGATCCTGTCCACCATCGGTGGCCTGCAGCTCTTCACCGAGCCGATGCTCTTCCAGCAGAACGCCGCGGCCGCGACCGGCGGTGCCAACCGGGAGTGGCAGACCATCGCCCTGCTGATCTACCAGGTCGGCTGGAAGGACCTCAACCTCGGATACGCCGCCGCGATGTCCTGGGCGCTGTTCCTGATCATCGTCGTGGTCGCCGTGCTGAACGCGGTCGTCACGAACCGGCTCGGAGGAGGCCGCCGATGA
- a CDS encoding carbohydrate ABC transporter permease: MTTTATQAPDTRGTGAPRGTPPARRIPRHRGAGIWTYLFLSVVLLFSAFPIYWMFVVATSTDAALAEIPPRVVPGAMLFTNLQEVFSMQDVYFVQSLANSAIVSTVVTFSVLFFCSLAGFAFAKLRFRGRNALMVFVILTLTVPNQLGVVALYILMGEIGWNGTLLAVITPGLVSAFGVFYMRQFMVGAVPDELVEAARIDGATTMRIWWSVVLPAVRPAMAVLGLLTFVATWNDFQWPLITLGGTDYPTSMVALSDLASGNYVLYRRVLAGALVATLPLLVMLFIGGRQIVRGIMEGAVKS; the protein is encoded by the coding sequence ATGACGACCACCGCGACCCAGGCCCCGGACACCCGGGGCACCGGCGCCCCACGCGGGACCCCGCCGGCCCGCCGGATCCCGCGCCACCGCGGCGCCGGCATCTGGACCTACCTGTTCCTCTCGGTGGTGCTGCTCTTCTCGGCGTTCCCGATCTACTGGATGTTCGTCGTCGCCACCAGCACCGACGCCGCACTGGCCGAGATCCCGCCCCGGGTCGTGCCCGGCGCCATGCTGTTCACCAACCTGCAAGAGGTCTTCTCGATGCAGGACGTGTACTTCGTGCAGTCCCTGGCCAACAGCGCGATCGTGTCGACGGTCGTGACGTTCTCGGTACTGTTCTTCTGCTCGCTGGCCGGCTTCGCGTTCGCCAAGCTCCGGTTCCGGGGCCGCAACGCCCTGATGGTCTTCGTCATTCTCACCCTGACCGTGCCCAACCAGCTCGGCGTCGTCGCCCTCTACATCCTGATGGGCGAGATCGGCTGGAACGGCACCCTGCTCGCGGTGATCACGCCTGGGCTGGTCAGCGCGTTCGGAGTCTTCTACATGCGACAGTTCATGGTCGGGGCCGTACCCGACGAACTGGTCGAGGCGGCCCGGATCGACGGCGCGACGACGATGCGGATCTGGTGGAGCGTGGTGCTCCCGGCGGTGCGGCCGGCCATGGCGGTGCTCGGCCTGCTCACCTTCGTGGCCACCTGGAACGACTTCCAGTGGCCGCTGATCACCCTGGGCGGCACCGACTACCCCACCTCGATGGTCGCGCTGTCCGACCTGGCCAGCGGCAACTACGTGCTCTACCGCCGGGTGCTCGCCGGCGCGCTGGTGGCCACGCTGCCACTGCTCGTGATGTTGTTCATCGGCGGACGTCAGATCGTCCGAGGGATCATGGAAGGCGCGGTGAAGTCTTGA
- a CDS encoding glycosyl hydrolase 2 galactose-binding domain-containing protein — translation MTNGANVANLRPLHDGWTLRAVPGTGEPGSGVPDGIAGVVLPATVPGCVHTDLLAAGRIPDPYLDDNETRLAWIGHTDWVYETTFTADPAGDDRVDLVCAGLDTVATVTLNGVELGRTANMHRGYRFDARAALRTGDNTLRVRFDSAYRYARARRDELGERPNSYPEPFNFIRKMACNFGWDWGPTLVTAGIWQDIGLHTWRVARLATVRPLTTVDAGAGRVEVHVGIERADPGGGPLTVHAAVAGATAEATVGAGRDTAVLTLTVADPELWWPRGYGEPTRHPLEVTLSAADGTPLDTWRRPIGFRTVRLDTTADAHGSAFTLVVNDVPVFVRGVNWIPDDVFPTRVTRDRYARRLAQACDANVNLLRVWGGGRYESDDFYDLADSLGLLVEQDFLFACAAYPEEEPFAGEIDAEAREQVTRLASHPSLVMWVGNNENIWGWHDWGWREPLGDHSWGAGFYFDLLPRVMAELDPTRPYWPGSPWSGRHDRHPNDPAHGSTHIWDVWNTDDYVRYREYVPRFVAEFGYQAPPTYATLRRALRDDPLAPDSPGMRHHQKAADGDAKLRRGLDAHLPTPRDFDDWHYLTQVNQARAIALGVEHFRSHRPVCMGTIVWQLNDCWPVTSWAAVDGDGRRKPLWYALRRAYADRLLTVQPRDGVPVLVAVNDGGRRWTARVTAGRLGLDGEPRAKAVVDLDVPAYSTVTVPLPADLTRSGDPRRELLVCASGDQRAWWFFATDREIAYPPAAYDTAVEPVEGGLRLTVTARTVLRDLTVLADRLDPAAVVDDALVTLLPGESVGFTVRTSRPVDPAALAARPVLRCVNDLTAATV, via the coding sequence TTGACCAACGGTGCGAACGTGGCGAACCTGCGGCCGCTGCACGACGGCTGGACCCTGCGGGCCGTGCCCGGAACCGGCGAACCCGGATCCGGTGTGCCCGACGGGATCGCCGGCGTCGTCCTACCGGCGACGGTGCCCGGCTGCGTGCACACCGACCTGCTCGCCGCCGGCCGCATCCCCGACCCGTACCTCGACGACAACGAGACGCGGCTGGCCTGGATCGGACACACCGACTGGGTCTACGAGACCACCTTCACGGCCGACCCGGCCGGCGACGACCGGGTCGACCTGGTCTGCGCCGGGCTGGACACCGTCGCGACGGTCACCCTCAACGGCGTTGAACTCGGCCGGACGGCCAACATGCACCGCGGCTACCGCTTCGACGCCCGGGCCGCGCTGCGGACCGGCGACAACACCCTGCGGGTACGGTTCGACTCCGCCTACCGCTACGCGCGGGCCCGCCGTGACGAGTTGGGGGAGCGGCCGAACTCCTATCCCGAACCGTTCAACTTCATCCGCAAGATGGCCTGCAACTTCGGCTGGGACTGGGGACCGACGCTGGTCACCGCCGGCATCTGGCAGGACATCGGGCTGCACACCTGGCGGGTCGCCCGGCTGGCCACCGTTCGTCCGCTCACGACGGTCGACGCCGGCGCCGGGCGGGTCGAGGTGCACGTCGGGATCGAGCGGGCCGACCCCGGCGGCGGCCCGCTCACCGTCCACGCCGCCGTCGCCGGTGCCACCGCCGAGGCGACGGTCGGCGCCGGCCGGGACACCGCCGTGCTGACCCTCACCGTCGCCGACCCCGAACTGTGGTGGCCACGCGGGTACGGCGAACCCACCCGCCACCCGCTGGAGGTGACCCTGTCCGCCGCCGACGGCACCCCGCTGGACACCTGGCGGCGGCCGATCGGGTTCCGCACCGTACGCCTCGACACCACCGCCGACGCCCACGGCAGCGCGTTCACCCTCGTCGTCAACGACGTCCCCGTCTTCGTACGCGGCGTCAACTGGATCCCCGACGACGTCTTCCCGACCCGGGTCACCCGCGACCGCTACGCGCGGCGGCTCGCCCAGGCCTGCGACGCCAACGTGAACCTGCTCCGGGTCTGGGGCGGCGGCCGCTACGAGTCCGACGACTTCTACGACCTCGCCGACTCCCTCGGCCTGCTGGTCGAGCAGGACTTCCTCTTCGCCTGTGCCGCCTATCCCGAGGAGGAGCCGTTCGCCGGCGAGATCGACGCCGAGGCCCGCGAACAGGTGACCCGGCTGGCCAGCCATCCGAGCCTGGTCATGTGGGTCGGCAACAACGAGAACATCTGGGGCTGGCACGACTGGGGCTGGCGGGAGCCGCTGGGGGACCACAGTTGGGGTGCCGGCTTCTACTTCGACCTGCTGCCCCGGGTGATGGCCGAACTCGACCCCACGCGGCCGTACTGGCCGGGCAGCCCGTGGTCCGGCCGCCACGACCGGCACCCCAACGACCCGGCCCACGGCAGCACGCACATCTGGGACGTGTGGAACACCGACGACTACGTCCGCTACCGGGAGTACGTGCCCCGGTTCGTCGCCGAGTTCGGCTACCAGGCCCCGCCGACGTACGCGACGCTGCGGCGGGCGCTGCGCGACGACCCGCTCGCCCCCGACTCGCCCGGGATGCGGCACCACCAGAAGGCCGCCGACGGCGACGCCAAGCTGCGCCGGGGGCTCGACGCGCACCTGCCGACGCCCCGCGACTTCGACGACTGGCACTACCTCACCCAGGTCAACCAGGCCCGCGCCATCGCGCTCGGGGTCGAACACTTCCGGTCCCACCGGCCGGTCTGCATGGGCACGATCGTGTGGCAGCTCAACGACTGCTGGCCGGTCACCTCCTGGGCGGCCGTCGACGGCGACGGGCGCCGCAAACCGCTGTGGTACGCCCTGCGCCGGGCGTACGCCGACCGGCTGCTGACCGTCCAGCCACGCGACGGCGTACCGGTTCTGGTGGCGGTCAACGACGGCGGGCGACGGTGGACGGCCCGGGTGACGGCCGGCCGGCTCGGACTCGACGGCGAACCGCGGGCGAAGGCGGTCGTGGACCTGGACGTGCCGGCGTACTCGACGGTGACCGTGCCGCTGCCGGCGGACCTGACCCGGTCGGGCGACCCAAGGCGCGAGCTGCTGGTCTGCGCCAGCGGCGACCAGCGGGCCTGGTGGTTCTTTGCCACCGACCGCGAGATCGCCTACCCGCCGGCGGCCTACGACACGGCCGTCGAGCCGGTCGAGGGCGGCCTGCGGCTGACCGTGACCGCCCGTACGGTGCTGCGTGACCTGACCGTGCTGGCCGACCGGCTCGACCCGGCGGCGGTCGTCGACGACGCGTTGGTCACCCTGCTGCCGGGCGAGTCGGTGGGCTTCACCGTCCGTACGTCCCGACCGGTGGACCCGGCCGCCCTGGCCGCCCGTCCGGTTCTACGCTGCGTCAACGACCTCACCGCCGCGACGGTATGA
- a CDS encoding ROK family protein encodes MTGPVLAVDVGGTKLAAAVVEPDGTIAAQATVPTPVSPDAQIVAAALDNLVREVAARGPSRRLVGLGVGSAGPLDPLAGTVSPVNIGAWRDFEILDALRDVLPGRPAVLAGDGHCMALGEHWRGGYGDRSVLGIVVSTGVGGGLVIGGRVHSGGTGNAGHIGHIVIDMAGPGCACGGRGCVEALASGPMIAQWALEQGWSPGDRPADARTLAADARAGDRVAVRAFQRAARALAAGIVSAAALIDLDDVVIGGGVSGAGDVLFDPLRAAITDLAGLAFVRRVRVHESTLGGDAGLLGAAALALEAARA; translated from the coding sequence GTGACGGGTCCCGTTCTAGCTGTTGATGTGGGTGGCACCAAGCTGGCCGCGGCGGTGGTCGAGCCGGACGGCACGATCGCCGCCCAGGCGACCGTGCCGACCCCGGTCAGCCCCGACGCGCAGATCGTGGCCGCCGCCCTCGACAACCTCGTACGCGAGGTCGCCGCGCGCGGGCCGAGCCGGCGGCTGGTCGGCCTCGGGGTCGGCTCGGCCGGCCCGCTCGACCCGCTGGCCGGCACGGTCAGCCCGGTCAACATCGGCGCCTGGCGCGACTTCGAGATCCTCGACGCCCTGCGCGACGTGCTCCCCGGCCGGCCGGCGGTACTGGCCGGCGACGGGCACTGCATGGCGCTGGGCGAGCACTGGCGCGGCGGGTACGGCGACCGGTCGGTGCTCGGCATCGTGGTGTCGACCGGGGTCGGCGGCGGTCTGGTGATCGGCGGCCGGGTGCACTCCGGCGGCACCGGTAACGCCGGCCACATCGGCCACATCGTGATCGACATGGCCGGACCGGGGTGCGCCTGCGGCGGGCGCGGCTGCGTCGAGGCGCTGGCCAGCGGGCCGATGATCGCCCAGTGGGCGCTCGAACAGGGCTGGTCGCCGGGGGACCGGCCGGCCGACGCCCGTACCCTCGCCGCCGACGCCCGGGCCGGTGACCGGGTCGCGGTACGCGCCTTCCAGCGGGCCGCCCGCGCGCTCGCCGCCGGCATCGTCTCCGCGGCGGCGCTGATCGACCTCGACGACGTGGTGATCGGTGGCGGCGTCTCCGGTGCCGGTGACGTGCTCTTCGACCCGCTGCGGGCGGCGATCACGGACCTGGCCGGGCTCGCGTTCGTCCGCCGGGTACGGGTGCACGAGAGCACCCTCGGTGGTGACGCGGGCCTGCTCGGCGCCGCGGCCCTGGCCCTGGAAGCCGCCCGCGCCTGA